A DNA window from Prochlorococcus marinus XMU1406 contains the following coding sequences:
- a CDS encoding restriction endonuclease subunit S: MKKIINKKHNKNEPWFKWLTRELNSYEAFQDFESGKNPRDVAEDFISRNSIAISEVFENFDEEDKDTLDQFLKLTECEMHVFRILEKQIELRNNIRFVDFKKRKK, encoded by the coding sequence ATGAAGAAAATCATAAATAAAAAACATAATAAAAATGAACCATGGTTTAAATGGTTAACGAGAGAACTTAATTCTTATGAAGCTTTTCAGGATTTTGAATCAGGCAAGAATCCACGAGATGTAGCAGAGGATTTTATTTCTAGAAATAGTATTGCTATTTCAGAAGTTTTCGAGAATTTTGATGAAGAAGATAAAGATACACTCGATCAGTTTCTTAAATTAACCGAATGCGAGATGCATGTGTTTAGAATTCTTGAAAAACAAATAGAGTTAAGAAACAATATAAGATTTGTAGATTTTAAAAAAAGAAAAAAATGA
- a CDS encoding M protein encodes MSIPFYDFPSSPILIIGALGIAIAIAVFFVSYQKYFNSPLNKELAEKKKALIKEQKELNERLEKIEQDLKNL; translated from the coding sequence TTGTCAATTCCATTTTACGACTTTCCTTCATCTCCAATTTTAATAATTGGTGCTCTTGGCATTGCAATAGCGATAGCAGTTTTTTTTGTCTCTTACCAAAAATATTTCAATTCTCCTCTAAACAAAGAGCTTGCAGAAAAGAAAAAAGCCTTAATTAAGGAACAAAAAGAATTAAATGAAAGATTAGAAAAAATAGAGCAAGATTTAAAAAATTTATAA
- a CDS encoding fatty acid desaturase, which yields MLKVNRSDFLIKPFLKRNNIRASYQIISTIIPIISIWLIIYNIINQPFSLFLKGFLLIPFIVLLTLLSSRTFSLMHDCGHNSLFTKRKLNRIYGFLLGLVNGIPQKSWSIDHAFHHRNNGNWEIYKGPIDVLSLEDFESLTKREQIFYKVSRNWMMLFPGGFFYLVLKPRLGLVIIIFNLSKDILEETFIKIKNREISQLLAINSKVKPPFSDYGDNFSELCELIINNIVVIIGWIFMCKWFGVVFFLSFYSIVLTLSAAILICVFFVQHNYENAYAKNTKNWDLIDGAILGSSNLDIPNWLNWFLADISFHSIHHLSERIPNYNLRACHKANIHLLQQSKFLKLSDFSNCFKYIIWDNKNEKLIPIS from the coding sequence ATGCTTAAAGTAAATAGAAGTGATTTTTTAATAAAGCCATTTCTAAAAAGAAATAATATTAGAGCTTCTTATCAAATTATTTCTACCATTATCCCAATAATTTCTATTTGGTTAATCATCTACAACATAATAAATCAACCTTTTTCATTATTTTTAAAAGGATTTCTATTGATACCTTTTATAGTTCTTCTAACACTATTGTCTTCTAGAACATTTTCATTAATGCATGATTGCGGTCATAATTCTCTTTTTACAAAACGAAAATTAAACCGCATCTATGGATTTTTACTTGGCTTGGTTAATGGTATTCCCCAGAAGTCATGGTCAATTGATCATGCATTTCATCATAGAAATAATGGAAATTGGGAAATTTACAAAGGGCCGATAGATGTTTTAAGTCTTGAAGATTTTGAATCCCTTACAAAAAGAGAGCAAATATTTTACAAAGTAAGTCGAAACTGGATGATGCTTTTCCCTGGCGGTTTTTTTTACTTAGTTTTAAAACCTAGATTAGGTCTTGTTATTATTATTTTTAATTTAAGTAAAGATATTTTGGAAGAGACTTTTATCAAAATAAAAAACAGAGAAATTTCTCAACTTCTAGCTATTAATTCAAAAGTCAAACCACCTTTTTCCGATTATGGAGATAATTTTAGTGAACTATGTGAATTAATAATCAATAACATAGTAGTAATAATAGGGTGGATTTTTATGTGTAAATGGTTTGGGGTAGTTTTTTTCTTATCTTTTTATTCCATTGTATTAACCTTATCAGCAGCAATTTTAATATGTGTTTTTTTCGTACAACATAACTACGAAAATGCATATGCTAAAAATACAAAAAATTGGGATCTTATTGATGGAGCTATTTTAGGTAGTAGCAATTTAGATATCCCTAATTGGCTAAATTGGTTTTTAGCAGACATATCATTCCACAGCATTCATCATCTCTCTGAGAGAATACCAAATTACAACTTAAGAGCTTGTCATAAAGCAAACATTCATTTACTCCAACAATCAAAGTTCTTAAAATTAAGCGATTTTTCAAACTGCTTCAAATATATTATTTGGGATAATAAAAATGAAAAATTAATTCCTATAAGTTAA